In Camelus bactrianus isolate YW-2024 breed Bactrian camel chromosome 10, ASM4877302v1, whole genome shotgun sequence, a genomic segment contains:
- the WEE1 gene encoding wee1-like protein kinase isoform X2: protein MDTEKSGKREFDVRQTPQVNINPFTPDSVLLHSSGQCRRRKRTYWNDSCGEDMEASDYEFEDETRPAKRITITESNMKSRYTTEFHELEKIGSGEFGSVFKCVKRLDGCIYAIKRSKKPLAGSVDEQNALREVYAHAVLGQHSHVVRYFSAWAEDDHMLIQNEYCNGGSLADAISENYRSMSYFTEAELKDLLLQVGRGLRYIHSMSLVHMDIKPSNIFISRTSIPNAASEEGDEDDWASNKVMFKIGDLGHVTRISSPQVEEGDSRFLANEVLQENYTHLPKADIFALALTVVCAAGAEPLPRNGDQWHEIRQGRLPRIPQVLSQEFTELLKVMIHPDPERRPSAMALVKHSVLLSASRKSAEQLRIELNAEKFKNSLLQKELKKAQMAKAAAEERALFTDRMATRSTTQSNRTSRLIGKKMNRSVSLTIY from the exons ATGGATacagaaaaatcaggaaaaagggAATTTGACGTGCGACAGACTCCTCAAGTGAATATTAATCCTTTTACTCCAGATTCTGTGTTACTTCATTCCTCAGGACAGTGTCGTAGAAGAAAGAGGACATATTGGAATGA ttCCTGTGGTGAAGACATGGAAGCCAGTGATTATGAGTTTGAAGATGAAACAAGACCTGCTAAA AGAATTACAATTACTGAAAGCAATATGAAGTCACGGTATACAACAGAATTTCATGAGCTAGAGAAGATTGGCTCTGGAGAATTTGGTTCTGTGTTTAAATGTGTGAAGAGGCTGGATGGATGTATTTATGCCATTAAGCGATCAAAAAAGCCATTGGCTGGCTCTGTTGATGA GCAGAACGCTTTGAGAGAAGTATATGCTCATGCAGTGCTTGGACAACATTCTCATGTAGTTCGGTATTTCTCTGCATGGGCAGAAGATGATCATATGCTTATACAGAATGAATATTGTAATG GTGGAAGTTTAGCTGATGCCATAAGTGAAAACTATAGAAGCATGAGTTACTTTACAGAAGCAGAGTTAAAGGATCTCCTTTTGCAAGTTGGCCGTGGCTTGAGGTATATTCATTCAATGTCTTTGGTTCACATGGATATAAAGCCTA GTAATATTTTCATATCTCGAACTTCAATCCCAAATGCTGCCTCTGAAGAAGGAGATGAAGATGACTGGGCATCCAACAAAGTTATGTTTAAAAtag gtgaccttgggcatgtaACAAGGATCTCCAGTCCACAAGTTGAAGAGGGTGATAGCCGTTTTCTTGCAAATGAAGTTTTGCAGGAG aacTATACTCATCTACCAAAAGCAGATATTTTTGCCCTTGCCCTCACGGTGGTATGTGCTGCTGGTGCTGAGCCTCTTCCAAGAAATGGAGACCAATGGCATGAAATCAGACAGGGTAGATTACCTCGGATTCCACAAGTGCTTTCCCAAGAATTTACAGAGTTGCTTAAA GTGATGATTCATCCAGATCCAGAAAGAAGACCTTCAGCAATGGCACTGGTAAAGCATTCAGTATTGCTGTCTGCTTCTAGGAAGAGTGCAGAACAATTACGAATAGAATTGAATGCTGAAAAGTTCAAAAATTCGCTTTTGCAGAA AGAACTCAAGAAAGCCCAGATGGCAAAAGCTGCTGCTGAGGAAAGAGCACTCTTCACTGACCGGATGGCCACTAGGTCCACCACCCAGAGTAATAGAACATCTCGACTTATTGGAAAGAAAATGAACCGCTCTGTCAGCCTTACTATATACTGA
- the WEE1 gene encoding wee1-like protein kinase isoform X1, which produces MSFLSRQQPPPPRRPGACTLRQKLIFSPCSDCEEEEEEEEEEGSGHSTGEDSAFQEPDSPLPPARSPSEPGPERRRSPGQAPGSPGELEEDMLLRGACPGADAAGGGAEGDSWEEEGFGSSSPVKSPAAAYFLGSSFSPVRCGGPGDASPRGCGARRAGEGACSPLPDHPGTPPHKTFRKLRLFDTPHTPKSLLSKARGIDSSSVKLRGGSLFMDTEKSGKREFDVRQTPQVNINPFTPDSVLLHSSGQCRRRKRTYWNDSCGEDMEASDYEFEDETRPAKRITITESNMKSRYTTEFHELEKIGSGEFGSVFKCVKRLDGCIYAIKRSKKPLAGSVDEQNALREVYAHAVLGQHSHVVRYFSAWAEDDHMLIQNEYCNGGSLADAISENYRSMSYFTEAELKDLLLQVGRGLRYIHSMSLVHMDIKPSNIFISRTSIPNAASEEGDEDDWASNKVMFKIGDLGHVTRISSPQVEEGDSRFLANEVLQENYTHLPKADIFALALTVVCAAGAEPLPRNGDQWHEIRQGRLPRIPQVLSQEFTELLKVMIHPDPERRPSAMALVKHSVLLSASRKSAEQLRIELNAEKFKNSLLQKELKKAQMAKAAAEERALFTDRMATRSTTQSNRTSRLIGKKMNRSVSLTIY; this is translated from the exons ATGAGCTTCCTGAGCCggcagcagccgccgccgccccgccgccccggggCCTGCACCTTGCGGCAGAAGCTTATCTTCTCGCCTTGCAGCGactgtgaggaggaggaggaggaagaggaggaggaaggcagcgGCCACAGCACCGGGGAAGACTCGGCCTTTCAGGAGCCCGACTCTCCGCTGCCGCCCGCGCGGAGCCCCTCAGAGCCTGGGCCCGAGCGCCGCCGCTCGCCCGGCCAAGCCCCCGGTAGCCCCGGGGAGCTGGAGGAAGACATGCTGCTGCGGGGCGCCTGCCCGGGCGCGGAcgcggcgggcggcggggccgAGGGCGACtcgtgggaggaggagggcttcGGCTCCTCGTCGCCAGTCAAGTCGCCGGCGGCCGCCTACTTTCTAGGCAGCTCGTTCTCGCCCGTGCGCTGCGGCGGCCCAGGGGACGCGTCCCCGCGCGGCTGCGGGGCGCGCAGAGCGGGCGAGGGCGCCTGCTCGCCGCTGCCTGACCACCCAGGCACCCCGCCGCACAAGACCTTCCGAAAGCTGCGGCTTTTCGACACGCCGCACACCCCCAAG AGTTTGCTCTCCAAAGCTCGAGGAATTGATTCCAGCTCTGTTAAACTCCGAGGTGGTTCTCTATTCATGGATacagaaaaatcaggaaaaagggAATTTGACGTGCGACAGACTCCTCAAGTGAATATTAATCCTTTTACTCCAGATTCTGTGTTACTTCATTCCTCAGGACAGTGTCGTAGAAGAAAGAGGACATATTGGAATGA ttCCTGTGGTGAAGACATGGAAGCCAGTGATTATGAGTTTGAAGATGAAACAAGACCTGCTAAA AGAATTACAATTACTGAAAGCAATATGAAGTCACGGTATACAACAGAATTTCATGAGCTAGAGAAGATTGGCTCTGGAGAATTTGGTTCTGTGTTTAAATGTGTGAAGAGGCTGGATGGATGTATTTATGCCATTAAGCGATCAAAAAAGCCATTGGCTGGCTCTGTTGATGA GCAGAACGCTTTGAGAGAAGTATATGCTCATGCAGTGCTTGGACAACATTCTCATGTAGTTCGGTATTTCTCTGCATGGGCAGAAGATGATCATATGCTTATACAGAATGAATATTGTAATG GTGGAAGTTTAGCTGATGCCATAAGTGAAAACTATAGAAGCATGAGTTACTTTACAGAAGCAGAGTTAAAGGATCTCCTTTTGCAAGTTGGCCGTGGCTTGAGGTATATTCATTCAATGTCTTTGGTTCACATGGATATAAAGCCTA GTAATATTTTCATATCTCGAACTTCAATCCCAAATGCTGCCTCTGAAGAAGGAGATGAAGATGACTGGGCATCCAACAAAGTTATGTTTAAAAtag gtgaccttgggcatgtaACAAGGATCTCCAGTCCACAAGTTGAAGAGGGTGATAGCCGTTTTCTTGCAAATGAAGTTTTGCAGGAG aacTATACTCATCTACCAAAAGCAGATATTTTTGCCCTTGCCCTCACGGTGGTATGTGCTGCTGGTGCTGAGCCTCTTCCAAGAAATGGAGACCAATGGCATGAAATCAGACAGGGTAGATTACCTCGGATTCCACAAGTGCTTTCCCAAGAATTTACAGAGTTGCTTAAA GTGATGATTCATCCAGATCCAGAAAGAAGACCTTCAGCAATGGCACTGGTAAAGCATTCAGTATTGCTGTCTGCTTCTAGGAAGAGTGCAGAACAATTACGAATAGAATTGAATGCTGAAAAGTTCAAAAATTCGCTTTTGCAGAA AGAACTCAAGAAAGCCCAGATGGCAAAAGCTGCTGCTGAGGAAAGAGCACTCTTCACTGACCGGATGGCCACTAGGTCCACCACCCAGAGTAATAGAACATCTCGACTTATTGGAAAGAAAATGAACCGCTCTGTCAGCCTTACTATATACTGA